From Thermothelomyces thermophilus ATCC 42464 chromosome 6, complete sequence, the proteins below share one genomic window:
- a CDS encoding glycoside hydrolase family 47 protein (CAZy_ID 267792): MLSVRRRGFFALFPAAAILLLFLVTYLREGVVTVPKLSGRLGGLPSGDEEPTFWARLPVHYPPSHIRPLPTGKPVRYPRVQAATFPVEKDPDARARRRERRAIVRDVFHKAWLSYRELAWGADELAPLSGGTKNPFGGWGATLVDALDTLWIMNLRPEFDEAVARAATINFTSTDLPELNVFETNIRYLGGFLSAYDLSGDGRLLRKAVEVGDMLYKAFDTPNRMPIARWDLHAAARGAEQVAGKALLAEVATLSMEFTRLSMLTGDPKWFDAVQRVADAMAAQQDSTALPGLWPLEVDGKTAVFNSGSVFALGAMADSAYEYLPKMAALTGGRLPVYRRMYEKAVDAAVKHNIFRPLTPADEDILIAGNAHAKEHGIELEPQGQHLACFWGGMMALAARLFGRDEDMEPARKLVEGCIWTYRAFPHGVMAEAFTMAPCPAGAVAGDDECRWDEAAWKREVLRRAGKDPDAAGSDAEADAIIKKDRLPEGFTSISDRAYVLRPEAIESIFVLYRVTGREDLPEAAWDMFTAIDRVTSTELANAAVRDVTTPETPEQKDSMESFWLAETLKYFYLIFSDPELISLDEYVFNTEAHPFLRPLK; the protein is encoded by the coding sequence GGTGCCAAAGCTAAGCGGCCGCCTCGGAGGGCTACCGAGCGGAGACGAGGAGCCGACCTTTTGGGCAAGGCTCCCCGTCCACTACCCGCCCTCCCACATCCGCCCGCTGCCCACCGGCAAGCCCGTCCGGTACCCGCGGGTACAAGCAGCGACGTTCCCCGTCGAGAAGGACCCGGACGCGCGGGCCCGGCGGCGGGAGCGCCGGGCGATCGTCCGGGACGTCTTCCACAAGGCCTGGCTGTCGTACCGGGAGCTCGCCTGGGGCGCCGACGAGCTGGCTCCCCTGTCGGGCGGGACCAAGAACCCGTTTGGCGGGTGGGGCGCCACCTTGGTCGACGCGCTCGACACGCTGTGGATCATGAATCTCCGGCCCGAGTTCGACGAGGCGGTCGCCAGGGCGGCGACCATCAACTTCACCAGCACCGACCTGCCCGAGCTCAACGTGTTCGAGACCAACATCCGCTACCTCGGCGGCTTCCTGTCCGCCTACGACCTGAGCGGCGACGGCCGCCTGCTGCGCAAGGCCGTCGAGGTCGGCGACATGCTCTACAAGGCCTTCGACACCCCCAACCGCATGCCCATCGCCCGCTGGGACCTCCACGCGGCCGCCCGGGGTGCCGAGCAGGTGGCCGGGAAGGCCCTCCTCGCCGAGGTCGCCACCCTGTCCATGGAGTTCACCCGCCTGTCCATGCTGACGGGCGACCCCAAGTGGTTCGACGCCGTGCAGCGCGTCGCCGACGCCATGGCCGCCCAGCAGGACTCGACCGCCCTCCCGGGCCTCTGGCCGCTCGAGGTCGACGGCAAGACGGCCGTCTTCAACTCCGGATCCGTCTTCGCCCTCGGCGCCATGGCCGACTCGGCGTACGAGTACCTGCCCAAGATGGCGGCGCTCACGGGCGGCCGGCTGCCCGTCTACCGGCGCATGTACGAGAAGGCGGTCGACGCCGCCGTGAAGCACAACATCTTCCGCCCCCTGACGCCCGCCGACGAGGACATCCTCATCGCCGGCAACGCGCACGCCAAGGAGCACGGCATCGAGCTCGAGCCCCAGGGCCAGCATCTCGCCTGCTTCTGGGGCGGCATGATGGCGCTGGCCGCCCGCCTCTTCGGCCGCGACGAGGACATGGAACCCGCGAGGAAGCTCGTCGAGGGCTGCATCTGGACCTACAGGGCCTTCCCCCACGGCGTCATGGCCGAGGCATTCACGATGGCGCCTTGTCCTGCTGGAGCGGTGGCGGGTGACGACGAGTGCCGGTGGGACGAAGCCGCCTGGAAGCGCGAGGTCCTCCGCAGGGCCGGGAAGGACCCCGACGCCGCGGGGAGCGACGCGGAGGCCGACGCCATCATCAAGAAGGACCGGCTACCCGAGGGCTTCACCTCGATCAGCGACCGGGCCTACGTCCTGCGGCCGGAAGCCATCGAGAGCATCTTTGTACTCTACCGCGTCACGGGCCGGGAAGACCTCCCGGAGGCGGCGTGGGACATGTTTACCGCCATCGACAGGGTGACGAGCACCGAGCTGGCCAACGCGGCCGTCCGCGACGTCACCACCCCGGAGACCCCGGAGCAAAAGGACTCGATGGAGTCGTTCTGGCTGGCCGAGACCCTCAAGTACTTCTACCTCATCTTCAGCGACCCCGAGCTGATCAGCCTGGACGAGTACGTGTTCAACACGGAGGCGCACCCCTTCCTGCGGCCGCTGAAGTAG
- a CDS encoding glycoside hydrolase family 72 protein (CAZy_ID 267945) encodes MRTAALLSAVGAATAVHGNPTATVRSKPRATELEPITVTGNAFFKGNERFYIRGIDYQPGGAAANVDPLADPDICLKDIAKFKKLGVNVIRVYSTDNSLDHDECMNALADAGIYVVLDANNPLYSINREDPHGSYNTPYLQSVFATIDAFAKYSNTMAFFSGNEVIHDLLNTTRTAPYVKATDRDMRRYIKARGYRKIPVGYSAADVTTNRMQTAHYFNCGSDEERSDFFAFNDYSWCSTDFVTSGWNKKVEDFKGYGIPLFLSEYGCIDNPRDFGEIESLMHRNMTGVYSGGLLYEYSMEPNNYGIVKIKGGQDNGGADQTGEREELPEFSAFAAALKKWPAPTDDGGYTKTSKASECPTKDAHWDVESSVLPDTPEGALKFFEEGAGKGPGLKGPGSQWAVDQASTSSGGKSSSGTSEDGESSSSSAAIRGSVPALDKAPFVISGVVLLFTLVGAAAF; translated from the exons ATGAGGACTGCAGCGCTCTTGTCCGCGGTCGGGGCTGCGACCGCTGTGCACGGCAACCCGACGGCGACCGTCAGGTCGAAGCCGCGCGCTACTGAGCTCGAGCCTATCACGGTGACGGGCAATGCCTTCTTCAAGGGCAATGAGAGGTTCTACATCCGCGGCATCGACTACCagcccggcggcgccgcagcCAACGTCGACCCTCTGGCCGACCCTGACATCTGCCTGAAGGATATCGCCAAGTTCAAGAAGCTCGGTGTCAACGTGATTCGCGTCTACTCGACCGACAACTCGCTGGACCACGACGAGTGCATGAACGCGCTCGCCGACGCCGGCATCTACGTTGTGCTCGACGCCAACAACCCGCTGTACTCGATCAACCGCGAGGACCCCCACGGCTCGTACAACACGCCCTATCTGCAGAGCGTGTTTGCCACCATCGATGCCTTTGCCAAGTACTCCAACACCATGGCCTTCTTCTCCGGCAACGAGGTCATCCACGACCTCCTCAACACCACCCGCACCGCTCCCTACGTGAAGGCCACCGACCGTGACATGCGTCGTTACATCAAGGCCCGCGGCTATCGCAAGATCCCCGTCGGGTACTCGGCCGCCGATGTGACGACCAACCGGATGCAGACTGCCCACTACTTCAACTGCGGCTCCGATGAGGAGCGCAGCGACTTCTTCGCTTTT AACGACTACTCCTGGTGCAGCACCGACTTCGTCACGTCTGGCTGGAACAAGAAGGTCGAGGACTTCAAGGGCTACGGCATCCCCCTGTTCCTGTCCGAGTACGGCTGCATCGACAACCCGCGCGACTTTGGCGAGATCGAGTCGCTCATGCACCGCAACATGACGGGCGTCTACTCCGGCGGCCTGCTGTACGAGTACAGCATGGAGCCGAACAACTATGGTATCGTCAAGATCAAGGGCGGCCAGGACAACGGCGGTGCCGACCAGACGGGCGAGCGCGAGGAGCTGCCCGAATTCTCGGCCTTTGCCGCTGCGCTCAAGAAGTGGCCCGCTCCCacggacgacggcggctACACCAAGACCTCCAAGGCTTCCGAGTGCCCGACCAAGGACGCCCACTGGGACGTCGAGTCGTCTGTGCTCCCGGACACTCCCGAGGGTGCCCTCAAG TTCTTTGAGGAGGGCGCTGGCAAGGGTCCCGGCCTGAAGGGCCCCGGCTCCCAGTGGGCCGTCGACCAGGCTTCGACCAGCTCGGGCGGCAAGAGCAGCAGCGGTACCTCCGAGGACGGCGAGTCTAGCAGCTCCAGCGCCGCCATTCGCGGCTCTGTTCCCGCCCTGGACAAGGCCCCATTTGTCATCTCTGGTGTTGTGCTTCTCTTCACTCTGGTTGGCGCCGCGGCTTTCTAA